Sequence from the Ereboglobus luteus genome:
GACACGCACGCCCACCGCATCGGCGTCCGGATGCACGGTGCTGACCACACTCACGCGCTCCCCGAGATATTCAAAGACACTCTCCACCCTCCCGTTCCAAAGATCGAGTCTCCGTGAGATTATTTTAACGTCCCCGGGCTTGATTTGCGCGCCGTCCATTCCCCTGAAGGCGATGCGGCAAAGGTTCATCATGTGCGGGTTGTCATAATACCACCTGATAGCCGCGGTCTCCTGTTTTGTGCGGGCAACCCTCGCGCCGGAACCCCGCGCAAGATAGTTAAACACGCGCCCGTGGGAATCCACAGGATACCGTGTTTGATTGCCCGCCTCAAAACCCTCGGGCTGCGGAAAACTGTGCCAGGCCCAGTGCGCCATCGTGTTTCCCGCGAAAGTCTGCAATCCCGTGGCGTCGCAGTTAAACGCAAACTCTCCGTTGCCGAGTGTCGTGACACCCAATAGCTCGTTCCAAACCGGCGAGTTCCTTTCGACAACCGCTTTCCTGTCTATCTTTCCACTCCCCGCCTCCAAATTTCCCAAAAAGAAAATCGGCGCGACCAGCAGCGCGCAAATAAAGTTTCTCATGACCGACTTTTTTAGTGAATGGGTGGGATGGAAAACGCGAGTGAGTCCAAGCCGTGCTTTGTCATTTTTAAGCAGTATATTTTTATCCGGATCGTTCATATTTTTCAATTTTGAATTCATAGTAGAGATTTTTATGAAATTATAATGATAAACTCAAACTGAGCCCTTTAGCTTCTCTATCGATTATTATGATTCTTCGATTGCACCTCAACTATCCCAGATTGAGATGTTTGTCGCACCCCATTTCCCGTCCTTGCAGATAAGAGTCACCACCCGCCCGTGTCCCCCAAGGAACTTCACCCTCCCAGGACCGGTCGTCACGACCTTCAGTGTGAAGCAATTCAATAAAGAAATTTCAACAATACGCTTATGCGATATGCCGGTCTTGTCGATTGCACTTTTCAAATCATTAATATACCAGTTAGCATTTTCAGAATTTTGAAGTGCAATATCGGATTTTTCATCTGAAACAATGTTGTCATATTGATTATTATTATAATTTCTCACGTCATTTATTGCCCATTCATTATTTTTATAGACAAGAGTAATGTTCTGACCCTCTGCCGTCCTAATGTCATATTTTTTAATATGTGATGTGCCAACCATAAGACCGCCATCATCCGAAAGGTATATCGCCAGGATATGCTTATCGGGAACTTGCGCAGACTTGTTGATAACATCCTGCAAGTCATTAATGCTCCAATTGACTTCAATTTGCTTCGGGGGAAACTCATCGTGTTCCCCATGAATGCTTTTATGCAAACGATTGTTGTCTATTGTGATATTCTTAAAGCTCAGAATATCGTGATAGTTATTTTCATCCGGCACGCTGCCGACACCTCGTGCTTCAGGCTCTTTTGACTTATCATGAACACAACCTATGGGCAGCATCAGCAAGAAACTGAAGCTAACTACTATCAAACATCGCCTCGACTTTATCTCAATGGTGGACGGTAAAGGGGGCATTTTGGGCATGTGTCATTGGGTCTGATTGGGGGTGGCGAATTAGTGGCGGTATTCTGTGAGTATTTTTCTTTTGCGCCCGCGGTCAAACACGCAATCCGGCTTTGAAATGCCCGTTAAGGTTGTCACCCGTCACTTTGCATTGGTTTTTCCCCGCATTTTCCGCATCATCAACACAGCACACCGTGCACGCATCGCCACTCACAGCCCTCAGCACGCGCATCCGCAAACACGCGCTCGGGCGCCTCAACTTCGCCGACTCCGGCGCCGACGTCCCCGCGCCGGAGGTCGCCCTCGTCGCGCTCGGCGGTTACGGCCGCGACCAGCAGCGCGCAAATCAAGTTTCTCATACGCAGTTTCTTTAATATTAATTGAAAATTATTATACATTATAAAACAGCGACATTCAGTCGGTTTTCAAAGTAATCACGTATTTCTTATCGGCTCCTTTTGTTATAACATACCACGGCGTATGTGAGATATATTCTGTTTTAGTTGCGTCTTCGGCGCCATCACCAATGCTGACATGCACACTAAAACGCACTCTTTCAATATCCTCCATTTTCCCAACCACAGTTCGAAGAAACCCTCCCATCGTATTAACATCACCGATAAACACAACGCTGGCTTGTGGCTGCAACGCCGAAAATCTATTGAACCTGTGTTTGTCATTAAAGATATCTGAATCCATTGTTGCATGCGATAAGATCGGACTTATTTCAGACGATTTTTTTAGTTTATATTGAACCTTAATGGCTCGTGATGAACCTAGTGACTTATCGCCAGCGCGAGGAGAGTGCCATATAAGGGTATCGGTGGAAATATTTCTCAATACACCTTTTATTTTTCCCTCATCAACACTCACAGAAAGCTCGGCATGAGCCCCGGCAGTGTCAGCCCTTATCGCCAGAGGCATAAAGGCAGCAATGGCGATGATCGTGGTTGTTATGTATTTGTTCATTTATTCCTCCAAAATTGGGCGTGCGCAGCATAAGGCATTTCGAAAACTCGGCGGCCATAAGAATGTGTCATTGGTCTGATTGGGGTTGGCGGATTAGTGGCGGTATTCTGTGAGTATTTTTCTTTTGCGCCCGCGGTCAAACACCCAATCCGGCTTTGAAATGCCCGTTAAGGCGGCCACCCGTCACTTTGCATTGGTTTTTCCCCGCATTTTCCGCAAGCTGCCCTCTCATCAACACAGCACACCGTGCACGCATCGCCACTCACAGCCCTCAGCACGCGCATCCGCAAACACGCGCTCGGACGCCTCAACTTCGCCGACTCCGGCGCCGACGTCCCCGCGGCGCAACGCCTCACCGCGTGCAAAACATTCCTGCGCCTCGAAAACGCCATGATGCGCATGCGCCACGAGGCCGGCGAATCCGGCGTCGCCGTCGCCCACGCGCGCGCCGCCACGATCGACGTCATGCTCGCGCACCTTTTTGATTACGCCATCGCGGCATGGAAACGCAGCCGCCCCGGCGTCCCCGCGCCGGAGGTCGCCCTCGTCGCGCTCGGCGGTTACGGCCGCGCCCAGCTCAGCCCGCTGAGCGACATCGACATCATGTTCCTTTACCCCTCGAACGTCCGCCTCGACGACCTCAAGGACTTCCAGCAGCACCTCGTCGATGAAATCCTCTACACCCTTTGGGATTGCGGCCTGAAAGTCGGCCACTCGTCGCGCACCACCGACGACGCCTTTGCCGAGGCCCGCGCAGACATCCAGACAAAAACCGCCCTGCTTGAGGCCCGCTTCATCGCCGGCTCCGACATTCTTTTCGAAAACTTCTTCACCGCCTACGAGAATTTCTACCGCAACGAGGGCACGCTCTCCTACATCGCTTCCCGTCTCAAAAATCAGACCATCCGGCGCGCCAAATACGGCGACACCGTTTTCCTTCAGGAACCCGACATCAAGAACGGCGTCGGCGGACTCCGCGACTACCACTCGGTTCTCTGGCTCGCCCACGTCAAACTCGGCCTGCGCAACGTCAACGACCTCGTCGAGGAAGGTTACCTGCAGCGCAACCAGCTCCGCGACTTCAAGCGCGCCTACGATTTTCTCATGCGCGTGCGCAACGAGCTCCACTTCAACTCCCGGCATCCCACCGACCTCCTCGACCTCGAACAACAACCCCGCATCGCCCTCGGCCTCGGTTACGCCAACCACGACGAGCTCGCCCGCGTCGAGCAGTTCATGCACGATTATTACCGCGCCGCGCAAACCATCTACCGCGTCGCCAAATACATTGAGCACCGCCTCTCGCTCACCGCCGACCCCATCAAAACCGGCGCGACCGCCGGCCCCTCCCCCGCCCTTTCGCTCCGCGATTCGCTCCGCCTCACCCGTCACCAAAAAACGCAGCATGTCGACGGCTTCATCCAGCGCGGCAACGAGCTCACCGCCGAGCACCCCGGCGTCTTTCGCGAGAGCCCCGAGCGCCTCATCCGCGTCTTTCGTTACGCCCAGCAACTCGGCATCCAACCCGACTTCACCCTCCAAACCCTCATTCGCGACAACCTGCCCCTGATCAACCGCCGCGTCATCAACTCGCCCGACTGCGCCGCCAGCTTCCGCGCCATCATGCACACCGTCGGCAACGTCCACCCCACCCTCTCCCTCATGCACGAGCTCGGAGTCCTCGGACGCTACCTCCCCGAATTCGACACCCTCACCTGCCTCGTCCAGCACGAATACTACCACCGCTACACCGCCGACATCCACACCCTCAACGCCATCCGCGAACTCGACCGCATTTTCCTGCGCGAGGAGGATTTCACCGGCAAATACCTCACCGCCCTCCACGAAACCCCCGCCCCCTCGCTCCTCTACCTCATCCTCCTGCTGCACGACATCGGCAAGGCCGACGGCGTCAAGGGCCACGCCGAAAACGGCGCGCTCATGGCCGGCCCCGTTCTCGAGCGATTGCAAGTGGACGCCTCGCTCCGCCCGACAATTATATTCATCATTAAAAACCACCTCGCCATGGCGCGCTTCTGGCAGAAACGCGATGTTGACGACCCGCAAACCGCAGCCGCCTTTGCCGGGGCCGTCCAGACTGCCGACAACCTCCGCTATCTCTACGTCCACACCTTCTGCGACTCGCGCAGCACCAGCGCCGAACTCTGGAACGGCTACAAGGACGCGCTCCACACCACGCTCTACCGGGCCACGAGCGAACGCCTGATGCACGACACCGCCGCCATCGCCGCCCGCAACTCGGAACGCAAGCAATTGAAGCTCAAGCAGCTCCTCTCCGAAAAAATCCCGGGCATCCCCGACGACGAAATCACCGCGCACTTCAACCGCCTCCCCGAGCGCTATTTCATCCAGGCCGACACCGCCGAAATCGCGCTCCACGTGCGCATGGTCAACCAGCTCCTCAAGTCGATCAGCGCCGCCGAATCCCTCGACACCCTCCGCCCCGTCATCGAATGGCGCAACGACCTCAACCGCGCCTTCACCATCGTCAACGTCGTCACATGGGATCGCGCCGGACTCTTCTACAAACTTGCCGGCGCCCTCAGCGTCGCCGGCGTCAACATCCTCGGCGCCAAGGTCATCTCCCGCACCGACCACATCGCCATCGACACCTTCTACATCACCGAGCCCGGCGGCGGAGTCGTGCAAAACCAGGCCGCGCAGGACACCTTTGCCAAAAACGTCGAGCAAACCCTCGTCGCCAACCGCGACCTCTACCCCGACATCCTCGCGCAAGCCAAGCGCATCGCCCCGCACGCCGCCCTCGTGGGCAGCCTCCAAAACACCTTCCCGCCTCTCATCGACGTTTACAATGAACGCTCGATGCAACGCACCATCGTGGAAATCCAAGCCCGCGACCAAATCGGCCTGCTCTACCGTCTCGCCAAGGCAATTTCCGATCACGGCTTCGGCATCACCTTCGCGCGCATCGGCACCGAGCGAGGCATCGCCATCGACACCTTCTACATTGAAAACACCAGTCGCGAAACCGCCATCGAAGCCCCCCGCCTCCGCGCCCTCCGCGACGAACTGGAAAAAGTGGTTATTCCACCGGAAACGCCGGCCCCCGGCCCGGCGTGACGGCGCATGGCGCAGCACACTTTTCTACTCGCCACTCGCTACTTTTTCCCACCGCCCCATCGCCACGTCCAAAAATGCCGCGAGCGCGGGATCGGGCGCGGGTGGTTGCTTCCAGCCGAGGACAAGCCGGCTCTCGGGCGCGTGGCCGATGAGCGCGTGAAACACCACGTCCTTCTGCAACGGCCCCGCCTCGGAGGGCGTGATGAAGGTCACGCCAATGCCGGCGCGCACCAGGCCGATTCCGTTGGCTCGGGGCCAGACTTCCTCGACGATTTTCGGCGTCACGCCAGCCTGAGAACACGCCGCGATGATGCGGTCGTAAAACCCGGGGTTGTTCGCCCTCGGAAACAACACAAACGGCACCGCCGCGAGATCGCGCAGCCGAAGCAGTTTCTTTTTTCCGAGCGCGTGCCCCGCGGGAAGCAGGATGCCGTTGCGCTCGCGCAAAAGCATGTGCGTGCGAATGCCCGGCGCGGGCGCACCCGCCCCGTTTGTGTTCGGATGAAAAAAGCCGCACCCCAGCTCTCCCACCTGCAACGCGGCAAGCTGGGCGCTCGTGGGCATTTCGTTCAGTTCAAGCCGGATGCCGGGATAACGCCGGTTGAACTCGCGCAAAATATCCGGCAGCACCGTCGCCATCGCCAGCCCCGTGAACGCCACGCGCACATGCCCAGTCTCGCCCGCCGCCAGCGAGCGCAGCTCCCGGCCCGCCGCGTTAAGCGAGCGCAGCACCGGCTCGATGCGCGCAGCAAAGGCGCGCCCCGCGGGTGTCAGCTCGACGCGACGGCGGGTGCGCGCGAAGAGTTTCGCGCCCAGCGCCTCCTCGAGGTGCGCGATCTGGCGGCTGAGCGCGGGCTGCGCGACATTAAGCGACTCGGCGGCCTTGCGGAAATGAAGATGGCGCGCGACTTCGAGGAAATAGACGAGGTGGCGCAGATCGTAGGGAAATTGATACTCGGCAGGCATCAATCACAACAAAATGAGTATTTTTTGATATTGCAAGAATCTGCTATCCTGCGTCCCGATTTATTCGCTTTATCCGCGTATTTTTAACACAAATCCGATCCTAAACATCATGCCAAAAACACTGTTCCAAAAAGTCTGGGAAGCGCACGCCGTGCGCAAACTCTCGAGCGGGCACACCCAGCTCCTCGTCGACACGCACCTGCTGCACGAAGTCACCAGCCCGCAGGCGTTCGGCATGCTGCGCGACCTCAACCTGAAGGTCGCCATGCCCCACCGCACTTTCGCGACGGTCGACCACATCATCCCGACCAACCCCGGCGCGTGCGAGCCTTTCGCCGACCCGCTCGCGCAGGCCATGATGGACGCCATCCGCAAAAACTGCCAGGATAACGGCATCGTGTTTTTTGACCGCGCCACGGGCAAGCAGGGCGTCATCCACATCATCGCGCCCGAGCAGGGAATCACGCAGCCCGGCATGACCATCGCCTGCGGCGACTCGCACACCTCCACGCACGGCGCGTTCGGCGCGATCTCGTTTGGCATCGGCACCACGCAAATCCGCGACATCCTCGCCACGCAAACCATGGCCATCTCGCCGCTCAAGGTGCGCCGTGTCGAGGTCAACGGAAAGCTCGGACGGGGCGTTTACGCGAAGGACGTGATCCTGCACATCATCCGCACGCTCGGCGTCAACGGCGGCACCGGTTACGCCTACGAATTCGCGGGCGAGGTGCTCGACAACATGTCGATGGAGGAGCGCATGACCGTGTGCAACATGTCCATCGAGGGCGGCGCGCGCGTCGGCTACGTCAATCCCGACGAAACCACGTTCGCCTATCTCAAGGACCGTCCCTACGCCCCCAAGGGCGCGGCGTGGGACGAGGCCGTCGCCCGTTGGAAAGCCTGCGCGTCCGATCCCGGTTGCGCCTACGACGATGTTGTCAAAATCGACGCCGCCGACATCGCGCCCACCGTCACCTGGGGCATCAATCCCGCCGAGGGCATCTCGATCAACGAAAACATTCCCGATCCCGCGACCGCGGCCACCGCCGAGGAAAAGGCGGAAATCGAGGAGGCGCTCGCCTACATGAAATTCACGCCCGGCGCGCCCATCAAGGGCACCAAGATCGACGTCGCGTTTCTCGGCTCCTGCACCAACGGACGCCTCACCGATTTCCAGGAAGTCGCCAAGCACATCAAAGGCAAAAAAGTCGCGCCCGGCATCCGTGCGCTCGCCGTCCCCGGCTCGCAAGGCGTCGCGGTGCTCTGCCGCGAGCTCGGCATCGACCAAGTCTTCAAGGACGCCGGCTTTGAATGGCGCGACGCCGGGTGCTCGATGTGCCTGGCGATGAATCCCGACAAGCTCGTCGGCGATCAAGTCAGCGCCAGCTCCTCGAACCGCAACTTCAAGGGTCGCCAGGGCAGCCCGACGGGACGCACCATCCTGATGAGCCCGTTGATGGTCGCCGCCGCCGCCATCGCCGGCCACGTCGCCGACGCGCGGGAAGTTTTCCCCGCCGCAAACAACTAAACGATTTGACGAACAACCAATCCACTTAACCACGGAAAACACGGAGACCAAACCGGGAACGCAGTTTCGACTGCGAAGCGACAGCCAGCCAAAACGATTCTTCACTCCGTGCCTCTCCGAGTCCTCCGTGGTTAAAAAATAAAAACTTTAAACTTAAATAAAATGAGCCTTGCAAAAATCACCCAAGTCACCGGCCGCGCCGTTTACGTGCCCGGCAATGACATCGACACCGACCGCATCATTCCCGCGCGTTTCATGAAATGCGTCAGCTTCGACGGCCTGGGCCAGTATCTGTTTTACGACGTGCGCCACACGCCCGACGACAAACCCACCGGCCACCCGATCGACAAGCCCGAGCACAAGGGCGCGACGGTCATGCTCTCCGGCGCCAATTTCGGCTGCGGCAGCTCGCGCGAGCACGCGCCGCAAGCCATCCACAAGGCCGGATTCCGGGCAATCATCGCGGAGAACTTCGCCGAGATCTTTTTTGGCAACAGCACCACGCTCGGCATTCCTTGTGTGAACGCAAAACATGAGGACATCGCCAAGGTCGCCGCCGCAATCGAGGCAAATCCCCAACTCGAGGTGACGGTTGATGTCGAGCATCTCGAAGTGCGTTTCGGCGATCAAAAAATCCCAATCACGATGCGCGAAAGCGCGCGCGAGGGCCTGGTCGCGGGACGCTGGGATGCGATCGGCGAACTCCTTGAAGCCAAGGACGCAACCGCCGCGCTGGCCGCGAAGTTTCCCTACATGACCGCTTCGTAAGCGCCGCTCCGGCTGCGCCGAGCCCCGGCACCGCGTGAAGGCACGCGGTGCCGCTCCATTTTTATCCGCACAGGGATGCCGAGTCAGGGTCCGAAACTCCCGCGCGCATTAAATTTCTGGAACACTACCCCGCTTTGGGAAGTCATCAACGCACTTCCGAAACACGCCCGCATGCACCGGCCTGCGCCAAAACCGCCGTGCGGACATGTTTTCGCCCGTCGCGCCCTGCGCCGCACGCCTCAAACAAAGAAATTACAACTCAATTAGAAAGTTTGCTCGCAACTTTTCAATAAGCCGACAGTTCTAGGCAATTCGTCTACATGAAATCGACTCTCCCGCGCACACTTGTTTTCGCTCTATTTGTTGGCACCGGACTCTTGGTGCACGCCCAGGACAAAACGCCTGTCACGCCCGTTGAATACCTGCGGCCGATGAAAAACAGCTTCTCCATCGGCGTGCGAATGATCGGCGGCGCCAAGGTCACCTTCGGCGGAAATCTCGGCGCAACCCCGTTCACCGTGTCCCGCGACAGAATCAACTCCGGCGGATACGACAACGGCACAATAACCGCCGACGACAAGGATTCCGCCTCCGGTGATCGTCCGGCCTATTCGGACAGCACATGCGTCACATGGAAAAGCATGCCTGGCGGCGTCGAGGGTCGTTATTACACCATTAAACTGGATAGCGACGGGAAGGCCATTCGCGACAAGGATGGCAATGTGGTCATCACAGGCAATTATGTGTATTACAACAAAGACGACTCCAATTGGAGGCACTACACAAGAAACTGGTCCTACTCGGGCGACAGCGGCCAGTTAAGGGACAACCCCGACAATTCGGACTACCAGCAAGTCGGCATGAGCGCCTTCTCATCGAGAGGCTCCACGGACACGGTCACTGCTGAGGACAGCAGAAACCCCGGCGTCGAACTCACGATGGGGCGCGTCATCCAGCGCTTCAAGTATTTCGAATGGGGCATCGGTGTCAGCTTCGGCGTCTCCGAGTTCAATGCCAAAACCCGCCAGTCTGTGAATGTAAAACTCGAT
This genomic interval carries:
- the leuC gene encoding 3-isopropylmalate dehydratase large subunit, encoding MPKTLFQKVWEAHAVRKLSSGHTQLLVDTHLLHEVTSPQAFGMLRDLNLKVAMPHRTFATVDHIIPTNPGACEPFADPLAQAMMDAIRKNCQDNGIVFFDRATGKQGVIHIIAPEQGITQPGMTIACGDSHTSTHGAFGAISFGIGTTQIRDILATQTMAISPLKVRRVEVNGKLGRGVYAKDVILHIIRTLGVNGGTGYAYEFAGEVLDNMSMEERMTVCNMSIEGGARVGYVNPDETTFAYLKDRPYAPKGAAWDEAVARWKACASDPGCAYDDVVKIDAADIAPTVTWGINPAEGISINENIPDPATAATAEEKAEIEEALAYMKFTPGAPIKGTKIDVAFLGSCTNGRLTDFQEVAKHIKGKKVAPGIRALAVPGSQGVAVLCRELGIDQVFKDAGFEWRDAGCSMCLAMNPDKLVGDQVSASSSNRNFKGRQGSPTGRTILMSPLMVAAAAIAGHVADAREVFPAANN
- the leuD gene encoding 3-isopropylmalate dehydratase small subunit — encoded protein: MSLAKITQVTGRAVYVPGNDIDTDRIIPARFMKCVSFDGLGQYLFYDVRHTPDDKPTGHPIDKPEHKGATVMLSGANFGCGSSREHAPQAIHKAGFRAIIAENFAEIFFGNSTTLGIPCVNAKHEDIAKVAAAIEANPQLEVTVDVEHLEVRFGDQKIPITMRESAREGLVAGRWDAIGELLEAKDATAALAAKFPYMTAS
- a CDS encoding LysR family transcriptional regulator; its protein translation is MPAEYQFPYDLRHLVYFLEVARHLHFRKAAESLNVAQPALSRQIAHLEEALGAKLFARTRRRVELTPAGRAFAARIEPVLRSLNAAGRELRSLAAGETGHVRVAFTGLAMATVLPDILREFNRRYPGIRLELNEMPTSAQLAALQVGELGCGFFHPNTNGAGAPAPGIRTHMLLRERNGILLPAGHALGKKKLLRLRDLAAVPFVLFPRANNPGFYDRIIAACSQAGVTPKIVEEVWPRANGIGLVRAGIGVTFITPSEAGPLQKDVVFHALIGHAPESRLVLGWKQPPAPDPALAAFLDVAMGRWEKVASGE
- the glnD gene encoding [protein-PII] uridylyltransferase yields the protein MHASPLTALSTRIRKHALGRLNFADSGADVPAAQRLTACKTFLRLENAMMRMRHEAGESGVAVAHARAATIDVMLAHLFDYAIAAWKRSRPGVPAPEVALVALGGYGRAQLSPLSDIDIMFLYPSNVRLDDLKDFQQHLVDEILYTLWDCGLKVGHSSRTTDDAFAEARADIQTKTALLEARFIAGSDILFENFFTAYENFYRNEGTLSYIASRLKNQTIRRAKYGDTVFLQEPDIKNGVGGLRDYHSVLWLAHVKLGLRNVNDLVEEGYLQRNQLRDFKRAYDFLMRVRNELHFNSRHPTDLLDLEQQPRIALGLGYANHDELARVEQFMHDYYRAAQTIYRVAKYIEHRLSLTADPIKTGATAGPSPALSLRDSLRLTRHQKTQHVDGFIQRGNELTAEHPGVFRESPERLIRVFRYAQQLGIQPDFTLQTLIRDNLPLINRRVINSPDCAASFRAIMHTVGNVHPTLSLMHELGVLGRYLPEFDTLTCLVQHEYYHRYTADIHTLNAIRELDRIFLREEDFTGKYLTALHETPAPSLLYLILLLHDIGKADGVKGHAENGALMAGPVLERLQVDASLRPTIIFIIKNHLAMARFWQKRDVDDPQTAAAFAGAVQTADNLRYLYVHTFCDSRSTSAELWNGYKDALHTTLYRATSERLMHDTAAIAARNSERKQLKLKQLLSEKIPGIPDDEITAHFNRLPERYFIQADTAEIALHVRMVNQLLKSISAAESLDTLRPVIEWRNDLNRAFTIVNVVTWDRAGLFYKLAGALSVAGVNILGAKVISRTDHIAIDTFYITEPGGGVVQNQAAQDTFAKNVEQTLVANRDLYPDILAQAKRIAPHAALVGSLQNTFPPLIDVYNERSMQRTIVEIQARDQIGLLYRLAKAISDHGFGITFARIGTERGIAIDTFYIENTSRETAIEAPRLRALRDELEKVVIPPETPAPGPA